The window CGTTAACCCCCCTGCCCCTCTCTGCGCCACACACAAAACACATCCAATCCTAATCCAATGCTGACATGCGGCCTTTAGCATCCGGTCTATCCATTCCATGTATCGATATGGATCGATAAACGAGATCGAGCATCGTCTTTCGAAAGGAGCGTGCCATGACCGCAGAGAGGACCGCCATCGAGATTGCGACCCTGAACAAGACATTCGGCAGACGCAGGGCGCTGGACACAGTCAGCCTGCGCATTTCGGCCGGCGAAATGGTGGCGCTCATCGGACCTTCCGGATCGGGCAAATCGACCCTGCTGCGCCATATCTCAGGCCTGCTGACCGGGGACCGCGATTCCGGCGAGATTCGCATTTTCGGCCGTCAGGTCCAAGCCAGGGGCGCCGTGTCGGCCGACATCCGGCGCATCCGCTCGCAAGTCGGCTTCATCTTCCAGCAGTTCAATCTGGTGGGCCGGCTGCCCCTGCTGACCAATGTCATGGTCGGCATGCTGCCCAGGGTCAACACCTGGCGCAGTCTGGCGGGCTGGTTCACCCGGGACGAAAAGCGGCGTGCCATGCATGCCCTGAACTGCGTGGGGCTGGCCGAGTATGCCGCCCAGCGGGCCAGCACCCTTTCGGGCGGTCAGCAGCAGCGGGCCGCGATCGCCCGGGCGGTCGAGCAACGGGCCCGCATCATCCTGGCCGACGAGCCCATCGCATCCCTCGATCCCGAATCG is drawn from Desulfatitalea tepidiphila and contains these coding sequences:
- the phnC gene encoding phosphonate ABC transporter ATP-binding protein, whose product is MTAERTAIEIATLNKTFGRRRALDTVSLRISAGEMVALIGPSGSGKSTLLRHISGLLTGDRDSGEIRIFGRQVQARGAVSADIRRIRSQVGFIFQQFNLVGRLPLLTNVMVGMLPRVNTWRSLAGWFTRDEKRRAMHALNCVGLAEYAAQRASTLSGGQQQRAAIARAVEQRARIILADEPIASLDPESARMVMECLTALNHNDGVTVLVSLHQVQFALQYCPRSIAMKDGRVVFDGPSEALTPTALRNIYGLKSTDVDLDGTTPLSRGLGGRRVAFAAGI